A genome region from Akkermansiaceae bacterium includes the following:
- a CDS encoding cytochrome C oxidase Cbb3 has protein sequence MKRRIEQILGLHFFLLAFPALAQETLPPTSVPIEETMTPVFGEGQISGRVEAAESYSNFRMVLDYDSDGGSRILLGDGEAIKLPVGKGKKLEIAYEHCAGSKPHLRVGDGGKILGKGRDLGAVKVDGGSFIADAAQSDDVLRLDADFTAMVAFNATEAGGTLFSKSMPAGKWVADAKALFVRNGNLVFDIGWVGALEAKSAVVPGKDHLAVLVSEGGKMSLFVDGKMVASKAKFTAADPKGSVFKVASAADDFGGDFGGAIAGMRYWKRALGAAEIALLSSGREGEVNTPDLNWAPVSGGLTSYGAVSGYAVRPVLEAGKGFFLRKAFVQPLALEDHAEIIRGWDDAKAWDRGDVIYNQLCVTCHGTIDNPGSLPTAPRFHLGEIKNGADPYRMLQTLEKGYGQMMPMPQYNTRQKYEVINYLRGQFLEGKNPEYFTPVDDAYLAMLPRGMTQRREAAAEEKKKEPIYKIQDHGNALFWTLQVEPGNIAQKGIAIRVDAGPGGVSAGKAWMLYEHDTMRLAAAWTGDKFVDWKGIGFDGSHGTHTSIVGEKDFVFPNEPMWANPETGDFKDLRILGRDGLPYGPLPREWVQFKGMEMQGETPVIRYSVGDCEIREVPGLSSDGAFVRWLYMGPHSHGLKIRLDTKTEHIIPASAKASVIGFRFQSGAVSILPADQAPAAPGEPASKRFTKTLTTEIKADAAQGAWAVDTLETPATDDNPWHSWMRTSGFDFFEGGKSAAICTWDGDVWIVDGIDQAEGQLKWQRVCAGLFQPLGLKIVDGKIYVGCRDMIALLHDLDGDRETDYIESFNSDHQVTEHFHEFAMGLQTDAAGNFYYAKSARHGKPAVIPHHGTLLKVSKDGKKTEILATGFRAANGVCLNPDGTFIVTDQEGHWNPKNRINWVTGKGPDEFYGNIYGYHNVTDESDSAMIQPLCWITNAMDRSPAELLWVPENSAWEPLRGSLLNLSYGTGKIYTVPFEETSSGKQGGMCPLPIAEFPTGVMRGRFSPADGQFYGCGMYAWAGNRSQPGGFYRVRYTGKPAHQPVVLKTAPGSVTIGFSDPLEKTSAEATASWAIEAWDLKRTANYGSRHLNQREWKVSKATLSADGKSVTLSIPDLAPTWGMSIKMSLQGAGGEPVVRELHNSIFNLD, from the coding sequence GGCAGGGTGGAGGCGGCGGAAAGCTATTCGAATTTCCGCATGGTGCTCGATTACGATTCGGATGGTGGATCACGCATTCTCCTCGGTGACGGGGAGGCGATAAAACTTCCGGTAGGGAAGGGGAAGAAACTCGAGATCGCCTACGAGCATTGTGCGGGCAGCAAGCCTCACCTGCGGGTGGGGGATGGCGGGAAAATCTTAGGCAAAGGGCGTGATCTCGGGGCGGTAAAGGTGGACGGCGGGAGTTTCATCGCGGATGCGGCGCAATCGGATGATGTGTTGCGGCTGGATGCGGATTTCACGGCCATGGTCGCCTTCAACGCCACGGAAGCCGGAGGCACGCTTTTCTCAAAGTCGATGCCCGCCGGCAAGTGGGTGGCGGATGCGAAGGCTCTCTTTGTGCGCAACGGGAATCTGGTCTTTGACATCGGTTGGGTTGGCGCGCTGGAGGCCAAGTCCGCCGTGGTTCCGGGCAAGGATCATTTGGCGGTGCTCGTCTCGGAAGGCGGCAAGATGAGCCTTTTCGTCGATGGGAAAATGGTGGCCTCCAAGGCGAAGTTCACCGCTGCTGATCCCAAGGGTTCCGTATTCAAGGTCGCGAGCGCTGCGGACGATTTCGGCGGAGATTTCGGCGGAGCCATCGCCGGGATGCGTTATTGGAAGCGTGCGCTCGGCGCGGCGGAGATCGCCCTGCTTTCCAGCGGGAGGGAAGGGGAGGTGAATACGCCGGATCTGAATTGGGCGCCCGTGTCCGGCGGGCTGACGAGCTATGGAGCGGTTTCCGGTTATGCGGTGCGCCCGGTGCTTGAGGCGGGCAAGGGATTTTTCCTGCGCAAGGCCTTCGTCCAGCCGCTCGCACTGGAGGATCATGCGGAAATCATTCGGGGTTGGGACGATGCGAAGGCATGGGATCGCGGCGATGTGATCTACAACCAGCTCTGCGTCACCTGCCACGGCACGATCGATAACCCCGGCTCGCTGCCCACCGCCCCGCGTTTCCACCTCGGCGAGATCAAAAACGGAGCCGATCCCTACCGCATGCTCCAGACCTTGGAAAAAGGCTACGGCCAGATGATGCCCATGCCGCAATACAACACCCGGCAGAAATACGAGGTCATCAACTATCTGCGCGGGCAGTTCCTCGAAGGGAAAAACCCGGAATATTTCACCCCTGTGGACGATGCCTACCTGGCCATGCTGCCACGCGGGATGACCCAGAGACGCGAGGCAGCAGCGGAGGAAAAGAAAAAAGAGCCCATCTACAAAATCCAGGATCATGGCAATGCCCTCTTCTGGACTCTCCAGGTGGAGCCGGGGAACATCGCCCAGAAAGGCATCGCCATCCGCGTGGATGCCGGACCGGGCGGGGTCTCCGCAGGCAAGGCATGGATGCTCTATGAGCACGATACCATGCGCCTCGCCGCCGCCTGGACGGGGGACAAGTTCGTGGATTGGAAGGGGATCGGCTTCGATGGATCCCACGGCACCCACACCAGCATCGTTGGCGAAAAGGATTTCGTTTTCCCCAATGAGCCGATGTGGGCGAATCCGGAGACAGGCGATTTCAAGGATCTCCGCATCCTCGGTCGTGATGGCTTGCCATATGGGCCGCTGCCTCGCGAGTGGGTGCAGTTCAAGGGGATGGAAATGCAGGGGGAAACTCCGGTGATCCGATACTCGGTGGGCGATTGCGAAATCCGTGAGGTGCCAGGCCTTTCCAGCGACGGCGCATTCGTCCGCTGGCTTTACATGGGGCCGCACAGCCATGGGCTGAAAATCAGGCTGGATACAAAAACCGAGCACATCATCCCGGCCAGCGCCAAGGCATCCGTCATCGGCTTTCGATTTCAATCTGGCGCTGTCTCCATTCTCCCTGCAGATCAGGCTCCCGCCGCACCGGGCGAGCCAGCCTCAAAACGTTTCACCAAAACCCTCACCACCGAGATCAAAGCCGATGCCGCACAGGGTGCATGGGCTGTGGATACCCTGGAAACACCAGCCACCGATGACAACCCCTGGCACTCATGGATGCGCACCAGCGGCTTCGATTTCTTCGAGGGCGGGAAAAGCGCCGCCATCTGCACGTGGGACGGTGATGTCTGGATCGTAGATGGAATTGACCAGGCGGAGGGCCAGTTGAAATGGCAGCGCGTTTGTGCCGGGCTTTTCCAGCCGCTAGGACTGAAAATCGTGGACGGGAAAATTTACGTCGGCTGCCGGGACATGATCGCCCTGCTGCATGATCTCGATGGGGATCGTGAGACAGATTACATCGAGAGCTTCAACAGCGACCACCAGGTCACCGAGCATTTCCATGAGTTCGCGATGGGCTTGCAGACAGATGCGGCTGGTAATTTCTACTACGCCAAGTCCGCCCGCCATGGGAAACCCGCGGTGATACCACATCACGGCACATTGCTGAAGGTCAGCAAGGACGGCAAAAAAACCGAGATCCTGGCCACCGGATTCCGCGCTGCGAACGGCGTCTGCCTTAACCCGGATGGCACCTTCATTGTCACCGATCAGGAAGGCCACTGGAATCCCAAGAACCGCATCAACTGGGTTACCGGCAAGGGGCCGGACGAGTTTTACGGGAACATCTACGGCTACCACAACGTCACCGATGAATCCGACAGCGCCATGATACAGCCGCTGTGCTGGATCACGAATGCCATGGATCGCTCGCCTGCGGAGCTGCTCTGGGTGCCGGAAAACTCCGCCTGGGAGCCCCTGCGCGGATCCCTTCTCAATCTTTCCTACGGGACGGGGAAAATCTACACAGTGCCATTTGAGGAAACCAGCTCCGGCAAGCAAGGCGGCATGTGCCCCTTGCCCATCGCGGAGTTTCCCACAGGCGTGATGCGTGGGCGCTTCAGCCCGGCGGATGGCCAGTTCTACGGCTGCGGCATGTATGCCTGGGCGGGTAATCGCTCCCAGCCCGGCGGATTCTATCGCGTCCGCTACACCGGCAAGCCCGCCCACCAACCCGTCGTCCTCAAGACCGCGCCCGGCTCCGTGACCATAGGCTTTTCCGATCCGCTGGAAAAAACATCCGCCGAGGCCACCGCCTCCTGGGCCATCGAAGCATGGGATCTCAAGCGCACCGCGAACTACGGCTCCAGGCACCTGAATCAGCGGGAGTGGAAGGTTTCCAAAGCCACCCTTTCCGCAGATGGTAAGTCGGTCACACTCAGTATCCCGGATCTCGCGCCGACTTGGGGCATGTCCATCAAGATGAGCCTCCAAGGTGCCGGTGGTGAGCCAGTGGTGCGCGAACTGCACAACTCGATTTTCAACCTCGATTGA